A region from the Carassius carassius chromosome 33, fCarCar2.1, whole genome shotgun sequence genome encodes:
- the LOC132113756 gene encoding sideroflexin-5-like isoform X2 has translation MAESASCPVFQLGKPRYEQSTFLGRLRHFIDIIDPSTLFVTESRLRECIKLLDDFKQGNLPPGITDHQLWEAQKVKQAIIHPDTGEKIFMPFRMSGYVPFGTPIVVGLLLPNQTLASTVFWQWLNQSHNACVNYSNRNATKPTPTSKFIQGYMGAVTSAVSIAVGLNVLIEKSSKFNPATRLFIQRFIPFPAVGM, from the exons ATGGCGGAATCTGCGTCCTGTCCGGTGTTTCAGCTGGGAAAACCGCGTTACGAGCAG AGCACATTTCTTGGCAGGTTGAGACATTTCATTGATATCATCGATCCTTCCACTTTGTTTGTGACAGAG agtCGTTTAAGAGAATGTATCAAACTCCTGGATGATTTCAAGCAAGGGAATCTTCCTCCAGGAATTACAGATCACCAG CTGTGGGAGGCTCAGAAGGTGAAGCAG GCCATCATTCACCCCGACACCGGGGAAAAAATCTTCATGCCTTTCCGCATGTCAG GATATGTGCCATTTGGAACGCCAATC GTTGTTGGTCTTCTCCTTCCAAACCAGACTTTGGCCTCTACAGTGTTCTGGCAG TGGCTTAACCAGAGTCACAACGCTTGTGTGAACTACTCCAACCGCAATGCCACAAAG CCAACACCAACCTCAAAGTTTATTCAGGGATATATGGGTGCCGTCACCAGTGCTGTTTCTATTGCA GTGGGACTGAATGTACTTATCGAGAAATCCAGCAAATTTAACCCTGCCACCAGACTGTTCATACAGAGGTTCATCCCGTTCCCTGCTGTAGGTATGTAA
- the LOC132113756 gene encoding sideroflexin-5-like isoform X1 has translation MAESASCPVFQLGKPRYEQSTFLGRLRHFIDIIDPSTLFVTESRLRECIKLLDDFKQGNLPPGITDHQLWEAQKVKQAIIHPDTGEKIFMPFRMSGYVPFGTPIVVGLLLPNQTLASTVFWQWLNQSHNACVNYSNRNATKPTPTSKFIQGYMGAVTSAVSIAVGLNVLIEKSSKFNPATRLFIQRFIPFPAVASANICNVALMRHNELSEGIDVLDRNGNVVGSSRIAAKHALIETALTRVALPLPIFVLPPIIMAFLEKLPLMQAHRRMMLPVHSLVCLAVFGLSLPLAISLFPQMSEIETSHLEPEIAMATDCKVLTYNKGL, from the exons ATGGCGGAATCTGCGTCCTGTCCGGTGTTTCAGCTGGGAAAACCGCGTTACGAGCAG AGCACATTTCTTGGCAGGTTGAGACATTTCATTGATATCATCGATCCTTCCACTTTGTTTGTGACAGAG agtCGTTTAAGAGAATGTATCAAACTCCTGGATGATTTCAAGCAAGGGAATCTTCCTCCAGGAATTACAGATCACCAG CTGTGGGAGGCTCAGAAGGTGAAGCAG GCCATCATTCACCCCGACACCGGGGAAAAAATCTTCATGCCTTTCCGCATGTCAG GATATGTGCCATTTGGAACGCCAATC GTTGTTGGTCTTCTCCTTCCAAACCAGACTTTGGCCTCTACAGTGTTCTGGCAG TGGCTTAACCAGAGTCACAACGCTTGTGTGAACTACTCCAACCGCAATGCCACAAAG CCAACACCAACCTCAAAGTTTATTCAGGGATATATGGGTGCCGTCACCAGTGCTGTTTCTATTGCA GTGGGACTGAATGTACTTATCGAGAAATCCAGCAAATTTAACCCTGCCACCAGACTGTTCATACAGAGGTTCATCCCGTTCCCTGCTGTAG CCAGTGCGAACATCTGTAACGTGGCTCTAATGAGACACAACGAGCTGTCTGAGGGAATAGATGTGCTAGACCGCAACGGGAATGTAGTGGGATCCTCACGGATAGCTGCCAAACAT gcACTGATAGAAACAGCACTAACGCGGGTAGCGCTACCACTGCCGATCTTCGTCCTGCCACCAATCATAATGGCCTTCTTGGAAAA GCTTCCTCTGATGCAGGCCCATCGCAGGATGATGCTGCCTGTGCACAGTTTAGTATGTCTGGCCGTCTTTGGTCTGTCCTTGCCGCTGGCGATCAGTCTCTTCCCACAGATGTCAGAG ATCGAGACATCTCACCTTGAGCCGGAAATTGCCATGGCAACGGATTGCAAGGTGCTGACTTACAACAAGGGACTGTGA
- the LOC132113757 gene encoding transmembrane protein 179-like: MELDRRLLLAHCAAHTLSVIAGLLVVVPLALNGSAFKGRCALFSQGFWRTENFTVGQEEPRTVTHLVVQQWGPLAACQFATFVGVFTVLYGAVQGWRSLFYLHRRHDDTLFSAFLTLLLSLCVFFLSGGASVTLTLGLVSWCNTVTDHNTRSYSCAESQSVPLYLDVETSSFYSELNCAQISLWCVTVLWLAHSILSFLRLYHSHSQQIQISRPCLSREKELLLGQTQVDCPIHPHPHSHPSNTPSVFI; encoded by the exons ATGGAGCTGGACCGGCGGCTGCTGCTGGCTCACTGTGCCGCCCACACCCTGTCCGTCATAGCGGGACTCCTGGTGGTCGTGCCGCTCGCTTTAAACGGATCCGCTTTCAAGGGAAGGTGCGCGCTGTTTAGTCAAGGCTTCTGGAGGACGGAGAACTTCACGGTGGGTCAGGAAGAGCCCAGAACGGTCACTCATTTGGTGGTGCAACAATGGGGTCCATTAGCGGCGTGCCAGTTCGCCACATTTGTCGGTGTGTTCACCGTGTTGTACGGAGCCGTTCAGGGCTGGAGGAGTCTGTTCTACCTCCACCGGCGACATGACGA CACGCTGTTCTCTGCCTTCCTCACGCTGCtgctgagtctgtgtgtgttcttCCTCTCTGGAGGGGCCAGCGTTACTCTCACCCTGGGCCTGGTGTCCTGGTGCAACACTGTAACAGACCACAACACCAGATCCTACAG TTGTGCTGAGTCACAGTCTGTTCCTCTTTATCTGGATGTTGAGACATCCTCTTTCTACTCTGAGCTCAATTGTGCGCAG ATCTCTCTGTGGTGTGTAACAGTTCTGTGGTTGGCTCACTCCATTCTGTCCTTCCTGAGGCTGTATCATTCTCACAGTCAGCAGATTCAGATTAGCAGACCGTGTTTATCCAGGGAGAAGGAGCTCCTCCTGGGCCAAACTCAAGTGGATTGTCCCATTCATCCACATCCACACTCGCACCCCTCAAACACTCCCAGTGTTTTTATTTAG